A single genomic interval of Armigeres subalbatus isolate Guangzhou_Male chromosome 1, GZ_Asu_2, whole genome shotgun sequence harbors:
- the LOC134206454 gene encoding uncharacterized protein LOC134206454 produces the protein MPVEHSPFKPKKQPTMEEAKQAIHQRGQVKGKVTAISNALENAEDDPSQPNCPFLVAKAPARLQPFVQHRVMEITKDSGHYKWCYVRSKDNPADVISRGQLPGSLKDNSLWWEGPMFLHSKVYESTVPDPISDDLMPEMKAISVTIMPVINSDDLPVFKRFESLRKLQRVLAYVQRFLKNCRVKDPAHRILHRYLSISELRSALHMIVRVIQSESIPDEVRRVQTGEPSKLLKTLGPFILDGALRVGGRIQKSQIPFDAKHQYILPKHPLTDMIIREYHLEHLHIGPSGLLSALRQRFWLLGSRSAVRKITRRCVECFRVKPRSVTQYMGNLPRSRVTPSAPFEVTGVDYAGPFQIKQSGRKSVTVKGYLCVFVCLVTKSLHLELVSDMTTAAFIAALQRFVSRRGLIRELHSDNGSNFRGAKSELNELYLLFRQNAAINQIESFCQTKEISWHFIPPDAPEFGGIWEASVKSTKYHLKRILKGNLLTFEEMYTLLTQVEAILNSRPLFSHSDDPAESEVITPAHFLIGRPMTAVPEPSYDGLSKNRLSRWQHLQQMREHFWKSWVHDYLVSLQPRGKNFARNPNLRVGTVVLLEDKTLPPQQWKLGIITHVYPGEDNLRITVQMGGLWMPATIARGRMFALAKNPMTSFYSVNHSVIAPRRAVFTRCHFWRCRGNCDSNQPNMNADAVMPRKP, from the exons ATGCCAGTGGAACATTCGCCGTTCAAACCCAAGAAGCAACCAACCATGGAGGAAGCGAAGCAGGCCATCCATCAGCGCGGACAGGTAAAGGGTAAGGTCACCGCTATATCCAACGCACTGGAAAATGCGGAAGACGACCCTTCTCAG CCAAATTGTCCTTTCCTGGTTGCAAAGGCACCAGCACGGCTACAGCCGTTTGTTCAGCATCGTGTCATGGAAATAACGAAGGATAGTGGTCACTATAAATGGTGTTACGTTCGGTCCAAGGATAATCCTGCGGATGTGATTTCCCGTGGGCAACTGCCTGGTAGCCTAAAGGATAACTCGTTATGGTGGGAAGGTCCAATGTTCCTTCATTCAAAGGTTTACGAGTCCACCGTGCCAGATCCGATATCTGATGATTTGATGCCTGAAATGAAAGCTATATCTGTAACAATTATGCCGGTAATTAATAGTGACGATCTTCCTGTTTTCAAGAGATTTGAGTCGTTGCGCAAATTACAACGCGTTCTAGCCTACGTAcaacgatttctaaaaaattgTCGAGTCAAGGATCCTGCACATCGAATTCTACACAGGTATCTTTCCATTTCCGAGCTACGGTCAGCACTTCATATGATAGTACGTGTGATTCAAAGTGAATCAATACCGGATGAAGTCCGTAGAGTGCAAACCGGCGAACCAtcgaaattgttgaaaactctGGGACCGTTTATTCTTGACGGAGCACTGCGAGTAGGTGGTCGAATTCAGAAGTCTCAAATTCCGTTTGATGCAAAGCATCAATACATTTTGCCCAAACATCCGCTCACCGACATGATCATACGTGAATACCACTTAGAACATTTGCATATAGGCCCTTCCGGCTTATTGTCAGCCCTCCGGCAACGATTCTGGTTACTAGGTTCTCGTTCAGCTGTTAGAAAAATCACTAGGAGATGTGTTGAGTGTTTTCGTGTGAAACCACGTAGCGTAACGCAGTATATGGGTAATTTACCACGGAGTCGTGTTACTCCTTCTGCCCCGTTTGAAGTAACAGGGGTCGATTATGCCGGACCGTTTCAAATAAAGCAAAGTGGTCGAAAGTCAGTGACAGTGAAGGGTTACTTATGTGTGTTTGTATGTTTGGTCACTAAATCACTCCATTTGGAACTGGTCTCCGACATGACAACTGCCGCTTTCATCGCTGCATTGCAGCGATTTGTCAGTCGTAGGGGATTAATTCGCGAGCTCCACTCTGACAACGGTAGCAATTTTCGTGGTGCTAAGTCCGAGCTTAATGAGTTGTATCTTCTGTTTCGTCAGAATGCTGCCATAAATCAAATCGAATCGTTCTGCCAGACCAAAGAGATAAGTTGGCATTTTATACCACCCGATGCCCCTGAATTTGGCGGAATTTGGGAGGCTTCAGTCAAAAGTACAAAGTATCATCTGAAGCGAATTCTAAAGGGTAATTTGTTGACGTTCGAAGAAATGTACACTTTGTTAACTCAAGTTGAGGCTATACTCAATTCGCGACCGCTTTTTTCGCATTCCGATGATCCTGCTGAGAGCGAAGTTATTACTCCAGCACACTTCCTTATCGGTCGTCCAATGACCGCCGTTCCCGAGCCGTCGTATGATGGCCTCAGCAAAAACCGTTTGTCAAGATGGCAGCACTTGCAGCAGATGAGGGAACACTTTTGGAAGTCTTGGGTACACGACTATCTCGTGAGTCTTCAGCCAAGAGGGAAAAACTTCGCCCGAAACCCAAACCTACGTGTTGGTACTGTAGTTCTGCTGGAAGATAAAACACTTCCACCACAGCAATGGAAACTGGGTATAATCACTCATGTTTATCCCGGCGAGGATAATCTT AGGATAACCGTCCAAATGGGGGGTCTTTGGATGCCGGCGACGATCGCCCGGGGGAGGATGTTCGCTCTAGCGAAAAATCCCATGACGTCATTCTATAGCGTCAATCATTCAGTCATCGCTCCTCGACGTGCAGTATTTACACGTTGCCATTTTTGGAGGTGCCGAGGCAACTGCGACTCCAATCAGCCCAACATGAATGCCGACGCCGTCATGCCTCGCAAGCCGTGA